In Tachyglossus aculeatus isolate mTacAcu1 chromosome 10, mTacAcu1.pri, whole genome shotgun sequence, the following proteins share a genomic window:
- the LOC119933267 gene encoding LOW QUALITY PROTEIN: NACHT, LRR and PYD domains-containing protein 12-like (The sequence of the model RefSeq protein was modified relative to this genomic sequence to represent the inferred CDS: deleted 1 base in 1 codon) yields MTCSIRSRLAEYLEELRDPELRKFKFHLEDLAPAAGWAPIPWGRTEKADSLDLAHLLVAHVGERGAWELAVHVFERIHRKDLWERARAEAVVRDLSVSALGCQWEQRRRAEHLVEPHEAEATRDPRDVYREHIRRKFRFIEDRNARPGECVNLSQRYTQLLLMERHPTPQDAAPESPTARLEAAGAPERQPGPVQVETLLEPDASWPEPPRTVVLQGAAGIGKSMLARKIMLDWAEGRLYRARFDYLFYISCREMSRVGRSSLAGLISGRWPRREAPLADIVRRPERLLFVIDGFDELGRSPRRPPPGRRAGGWKAKLPVASLLGGLLGKDLLPEASLLITTRPAGLARLQPLLEQPRHAEILGFSRAGRRDYFHKFFGDGRRAARALGLVRDVEALSAVCFVPLVCWIVCTCLKQEMERGEPPGQPSKTTTSVYVFYLLSLLQPDPGGSGPRGRPVLAPLCSLAAHGVWARKVLFDEGDLRRHGLAGSDVSAFLNLSVFQKDIHCQRLYSFIHRSFQEFFAALFYLTGGDGREGGRGSRHSVTRLLEHYGRSETSYLALTVRFLFGLLNEENKSYLERQFGCPLSPTVKGELLAWIEARAQIGGRTLERGTLDLFSCLYETQEEGFIRRALDPIQVVVARDLSTKMDHVISAFCVGNCRNASVVHLGSVEFSSEEAAEGQGPVGTEGTHLGDQPLSPVERCWLPDTYCEHLSSALRTNQNLAELVLDLNALGNQGVKLLCQGLGHANCKLQNLGLKKCRFSSAACQDISSALSANQNLVMMDLSNNALGDVGVKLLCAGLRHPKCRLQSLQLKKCYFGWAACEDLSSVLSTNPHLMELDLTGNALGDAGVQLLCVGMKQPSCRLKTLWLKICHLTRASCVELASVLSMDCSLTELDLSLNDLEDAGVRLLCEGLGQPKSKLQKLRLGICRLTSAACGAISTALGPNGHLKELDLSFNDLGDGGAHQLCGGLNHPNCKLQKLWLDSCCLTAIACESLSSVIAKHQTLTKLYLTNNALGDAGVGLLCERLNQPTCKLRTLWLFGMELKAETQNTLAALRRTKPHLDIGS; encoded by the exons ATGACCTGCAGCATCCGCAGTCGACTGGCCGAGTACCTGGAAGAACTCCGGGACCCAGAGCTGCGGAAATTCAAGTTCCACCTGGAGGACTTGGCCCCCGCGGCGGGCTGGGCCCCCATCCCCTGGGGCCGGACGGAGAAAGCCGATTCCCTGGACTTAGCCCATCTCCTGGTCGCCCATGTCGGAGAGCGGGGTGCCTGGGAGCTGGCGGTCCACGTATTTGAAAGGATACACAGGAAAGATCTGTGGGAGAGAGCCAGGGCAGAGGCGGTGGTGAGGG ATTTGTCGGTGTCGGCTTTGGGATGCCAGTGGGAGCAGAGAAGAAGAGCAGAGCACCTGGTTGAGCCCCACGAAGCAGAAGCGACGAGAG ACCCCCGGGACGTGTACCGGGAGCACATCCGACGGAAGTTCCGGTTCATTGAGGACCGCAACGCCCGGCCGGGGGAGTGCGTGAACCTCAGCCAGAGGTACACCCAGCTGCTGCTGATGGAGCGGCACCCCACCCCCCAGGACGCGGCCCCCGAATCGCCGACCGCCCGGCTGGAGGCCGCGGGGGCCCCGGAGCGCCAGCCGGGCCCAGTGCAGGTGGAGACCCTGCTGGAGCCGGACGCCTCCTGGCCGGAGCCGCCCCGCACGGTGGTCCTACAGGGGGCCGCGGGCATCGGCAAGTCCATGCTGGCCCGGAAGATCATGCTGGACTGGGCCGAGGGCCGCCTGTACCGGGCCCGCTTCGACTACCTCTTCTACATCAGCTGCAGGGAGATGAGCCGCGTGGGCCGCAGCAGCCTGGCCGGCCTCATCTCCGGCCGCTGGCCTCGACGGGAGGCCCCGCTGGCGGACATCGTGCGGAGGCCGGAGCGGCTCCTCTTCGTCATCGACGGATTCGACGAGCTAGGCCGGTCCCCTCGGAGGCCCCCGCCGGGCCGGCGGGCCGGCGGCTGGAAGGCCAAGCTGCCCGTGGCCAGTCTCCTGGGCGGCCTTCTGGGGAAGGACCTGCTGCCCGAGGCGTCCCTGCTGATCACCACGCGGCCCGCGGGCCTGGCCCGGCTGCAGCCTCTGCTGGAGCAGCCTCGCCACGCCGAGATCCTGGGCTTCTCGCGGGCCGGCCGCCGGGACTACTTCCACAAGTTCTTCGGGGACGGCCGGCGCGCCGCCCGGGCCCTGGGCTTGGTGCGGGACGTCGAGGCCCTCTCCGCCGTGTGCTTCGTGCCCCTGGTCTGCTGGATCGTCTGCACGTGCCTGAAGCAGGAGATGGAGCGCGGGGAGCCCCCGGGCCAGCCGTCCAAGACCACCACCTCCGTCTACGTCTTCTACCTCCTCAGCCTGCTGCAGCCGGACCCGGGGGGCTCCGGGCCCCGGGGTCGCCCCGTCCTGGCCCCGCTCTGCTCCCTGGCCGCCCACGGCGTCTGGGCCCGGAAGGTCCTCTTCGACGAGGGCGACCTGAGGAGGCACGGCCTGGCCGGGTCCGACGTCTCGGCCTTCCTCAACCTGAGCGTCTTCCAGAAGGACATCCACTGCCAGAGGCTGTACAGCTTCATCCACCGGAGTTTCCAGGAGTTCTTCGCCGCCCTCTTCTACCTGACCGGCGGggacgggcgggagggcgggaggggctcCCGCCACAGCGTGACCCGGCTCCTGGAGCATTATGGCAGATCCGAGACCAGTTACCTGGCCCTGACCGTGCGCTTCCTCTTCGGGCTCTTGAACGAGGAGAACAAGAGCTACCTGGAGCGGCAGTTTGGGTGTCCGCTCTCCCCCACGGTCAAAGGGGAGCTGCTGGCCTGGATTGAAGCCAGGGCTCAGATCGGGGGCCGGACCCTGGAGCGG GGGACGCTGGACCTCTTCTCCTGCTTGTACGAGACCCAAGAGGAAGGTTTCATCCGGCGGGCGCTGGACCCCATCCAGGTCGTCGTGGCCCGCGACCTGTCCACCAAGATGGACCACGTGATCTCGGCCTTCTGCGTGGGCAACTGCCGGAACGCGTCTGTCGTCCACCTGGGCAGCGTCGAGTTCAGCTCGGAGGAGGCCGCGGAGGGCCAGGGGCCTGTGGGGACGGAGGGGACGCACCTCGGGGACCAGCCTCTGTCGCC tGTGGAGAGGTGTTGGCTGCCGGACACCTACTGTGAGCATCTCTCCTCCGCCCTGAGGACCAACCAAAACCTAGCGGAGCTCGTCCTCGATCTCAACGCCCTGGGAAACCAGGGAGTGAAGCTGCTCTGTCAGGGTCTGGGACACGCCAACTGCAAACTGCAGAACTTGGG CTTGAAGAAATGCCGCTTTTCAAGCGCGGCctgtcaggacatctcttctGCGCTCAGCGCCAACCAGAACTTGGTGATGATGGATCTGAGTAACAACGCTCTGGGGGACGTCGGGGTCAAGCTGCTCTGTGCGGGGCTGAGACACCCGAAATGCCGGCTCCAGTCACTCCA gtTGAAAAAGTGCTACTTCGGCTGGGCCGCCTGTGAGGATCTCTCCTCCGTTCTCAGCACCAACCCGCATCTTATGGAGCTGGACCTGACCGGCAATGCCTTGGGTGATGCAGGGGTGCAGCTGCTGTGTGTGGGAATGAAGCAACCATCTTGTCGACTGAAGACGCTATG GCTAAAGATCTGTCATCTGACAAGGGCCTCCTGCGTGGAGCTGGCTTCCGTTCTCAGCATGGACTGCAGCCTGACAGAGCTTGACTTGAGCCTGAACGATTTGGAGGATGCGGGCGTTCGCCTACTCTGTGAGGGACTTGGCCAGCCCAAGAGCAAACTGCAAAAACTCAG GTTGGGGATTTGCCGGCTGACGTCAGCTGCCTGCGGGGCCATCTCCACGGCCCTCGGGCCCAACGGCCACCTCAAGGAACTGGACCTGAGCTTCAACGACCTGGGGGACGGAGGAGCCCATCAGCTCTGTGGCGGGCTGAACCACCCCAACTGCAAACTGCAGAAGCTCTG GTTGGACAGTTGCTGTCTCACTGCCATTGCCTGTGAGAGTCTTTCTTCAGTCATCGCCAAACATCAGACTCTGACCAAACTGTACCTGACCAACAACGCCCTGGGCGACGCCGgagttggcctgctgtgtgagagACTCAATCAGCCGACGTGCAAACTGCGGACGCTCTG